From one Anabas testudineus chromosome 18, fAnaTes1.2, whole genome shotgun sequence genomic stretch:
- the LOC113157563 gene encoding E3 ubiquitin-protein ligase TRIM39-like isoform X1 has protein sequence MTLPLRRLGMATTGNLSEEQVHCSICLDVFTNPVSIPCGHNFCQSCILGYWKTSPLYQCPMCKKSFHKRPDISVNTVLREIAEQFKEIRVRGVEGKVSKETEKGQEKKWTMERRKREDEERLLEKDQKQQLLEELKEKQGEKRSKKEGSKEKPAQGMPVQEDLPPLIPSLANPQASPPPSPIFKAPSQPTAQDAPPQLPQTAASPTSQTLPSPLSCSLLPTSWEEVLCDVCLGEGRPKAVKSCLVCLTSYCEEHLKSHGARFTKHKLMEPVPNMEDRMCPKHERLLELFCKKDQTCVCVLCTETDHRAHYTVPVEREWTEKKAQLKRTEIDVQQMIQDRVNKVEEIKHSVELNKASAQKEIDESMQVFSELVRSIQTTQAELVLAIEEKQRQTERRAESLITELEQEIAELKRRNSDLEHVSRTDHIHFLKSFPALRTPPSVKDWSETSVPTDMCVGMIRRSVSKLEATLNEMIDKLAESEIQKILKYAEDVTLDPDTANPWLQLSQDRHQVRHLGAWQDLPDHPGRFDTVVIVLGHEGFTAGRHYWEVQVGDKDDWYLGVARSSVNRKGRISVSTTQGYWALAMKKGQGYRVSTSPPILLRLDPNPKHVGVYVDYEEGQVSFYDTRARTHIYTFKDRFTEKILPFFYLYCCDKASDTIVICPVNEKSVIKQS, from the exons ATGACCCTCCCTCTCCGCCGTCTAGGAATGGCCACCACTGGGAACCTTTCTGAAGAGCAGGTGCACTGCTCCATCTGTCTCGACGTATTCACCAACCCTGTATCCATCCCCTGCGGGCACAACTTCTGCCAGAGCTGCATCCTGGGATACTGGAAAACCAGCCCTTTGTATCAGTGTCCTATGTGTAAGAAGTCCTTCCACAAAAGGCCTGATATTAGTGTTAACACTGTGCTGAGGGAAATTGCCGAGCAGTTCAAGGAGATTAGGGTTAGAGGTGTGGAAGGGAAGGTGAGCAAAGAGACTGAAAAGGGGCAAGAAAAGAAGTGGACAatggaaagaaggaaaagagaagatgAGGAGAGGCTGTTGGAGAAAGATcagaagcagcagcttctggaggagctgaaggagaagcAGGGGGAGAAGAGGAGCAAGAAAGAGGGGTCAAAGGAGAAACCAGCACAGGGGATGCCAGTGCAAGAGGACTTACCTCCATTAATCCCTTCACTGGCAAACCCTCAGGCCTCTCCTCCTCCGTCACCAATATTCAAGGCGCCCTCCCAGCCAACAGCTCAGGATGCACCTCCACAGCTGcctcaaactgctgcttctccGACTTCTCAGACTTTGCCGTCACCTCTTTCCTGTTCACTCCTACCTACTTCCTGGGAGGAGGTCTTGTGTGATGTTTGCCTCGGTGAAGGGAGGCCAAAAGCGGTCAAATCCTGCCTTGTGTGTCTGACTTCTTACTGTGAGGAGCATCTGAAATCTCATGGCGCCAGATTCACCAAGCACAAGCTCATGGAGCCTGTACCCAACATGGAGGACAGGATGTGTCCAAAGCACGAAAGACTCCTGGAGCTGTTCTGTAAGAAGGATCAgacctgtgtttgtgtactcTGCACTGAGACGGACCACAGGGCACACTACACTGTCCCCGTGGAGCGGGAATGGACAGAGAAAAAG GCGCAGCTGAAGAGGACAGAAATAGACGTCCAACAGATGATCCAGGACAGAGTGAATAAGGTGGAGGAGATCAAACACTCTGTGGAGCTCAATAAG gcCAGTGCTCAAAAAGAGATCGATGAAAGCATGCAGGTCTTCTCTGAGCTGGTGCGCTCCATCCAGACAACACAGGCCGAGCTGGTTTTAGCTATagaggagaagcagaggcagacagagcGCAGGGCTGAAAGTCTCATCACTGAACTGGAGCAGGAAATCgctgagctgaagaggaggaaTTCGGACTTGGAACATGTTTCTCGGACTGATCACATTCACTTCTTAAAG AGTTTCCCAGCTCTCAGGACTCCTCCTTCTGTTAAAGATTGGTCTGAGACCAGTGTTCCCACTGACATGTGCGTCGGCATGATCCGGAGATCCGTGTCCAAACTGGAGGCGACGTTAAATGAAATGATTGACAAACTGGCTGAAAGCG aGATACAAAAGATTCTGAAATATGCAG AGGACGTCACTTTGGACCCTGACACAGCCAACCCATGGTTGCAACTCTCTCAGGACAGACATCAGGTGAGACACCTGGGAGCGTGGCAGGACCTCCCAGATCACCCTGGACGTTTTGACACAGTGGTCATTGTCCTGGGCCATGAGGGATTCACCGCGGGAAGACACTACTGGGAGGTGCAGGTTGGGGACAAGGATGACTGGTACCTGGGTGTAGCCAGGTCTTCTGTCAACAGAAAGGGAAGAATCTCTGTAAGCACCACTCAAGGCTACTGGGCTCTAGCCATGAAGAAAGGCCAGGGGTACCGGGTGTCAACCTCTCCACCTATACTGCTCCGCCTTGACCCCAACCCTAAGCATGTGGGCGTGTACGTGGACTATGAGGAGGGCCAAGTATCGTTTTACGACACAAGGGCTCGGACTCATATTTACACCTTCAAAGATAGATTCACAGAGAAGATCCTGCCCTTCTTCTACTTGTACTGCTGCGACAAAGCCTCTGACACCATTGTGATCTGTCCTGTGAACGAAAAAAGTGTGATCAAACAAAGCTAA
- the LOC113157563 gene encoding E3 ubiquitin-protein ligase TRIM39-like isoform X2, which produces MATTGNLSEEQVHCSICLDVFTNPVSIPCGHNFCQSCILGYWKTSPLYQCPMCKKSFHKRPDISVNTVLREIAEQFKEIRVRGVEGKVSKETEKGQEKKWTMERRKREDEERLLEKDQKQQLLEELKEKQGEKRSKKEGSKEKPAQGMPVQEDLPPLIPSLANPQASPPPSPIFKAPSQPTAQDAPPQLPQTAASPTSQTLPSPLSCSLLPTSWEEVLCDVCLGEGRPKAVKSCLVCLTSYCEEHLKSHGARFTKHKLMEPVPNMEDRMCPKHERLLELFCKKDQTCVCVLCTETDHRAHYTVPVEREWTEKKAQLKRTEIDVQQMIQDRVNKVEEIKHSVELNKASAQKEIDESMQVFSELVRSIQTTQAELVLAIEEKQRQTERRAESLITELEQEIAELKRRNSDLEHVSRTDHIHFLKSFPALRTPPSVKDWSETSVPTDMCVGMIRRSVSKLEATLNEMIDKLAESEIQKILKYAEDVTLDPDTANPWLQLSQDRHQVRHLGAWQDLPDHPGRFDTVVIVLGHEGFTAGRHYWEVQVGDKDDWYLGVARSSVNRKGRISVSTTQGYWALAMKKGQGYRVSTSPPILLRLDPNPKHVGVYVDYEEGQVSFYDTRARTHIYTFKDRFTEKILPFFYLYCCDKASDTIVICPVNEKSVIKQS; this is translated from the exons ATGGCCACCACTGGGAACCTTTCTGAAGAGCAGGTGCACTGCTCCATCTGTCTCGACGTATTCACCAACCCTGTATCCATCCCCTGCGGGCACAACTTCTGCCAGAGCTGCATCCTGGGATACTGGAAAACCAGCCCTTTGTATCAGTGTCCTATGTGTAAGAAGTCCTTCCACAAAAGGCCTGATATTAGTGTTAACACTGTGCTGAGGGAAATTGCCGAGCAGTTCAAGGAGATTAGGGTTAGAGGTGTGGAAGGGAAGGTGAGCAAAGAGACTGAAAAGGGGCAAGAAAAGAAGTGGACAatggaaagaaggaaaagagaagatgAGGAGAGGCTGTTGGAGAAAGATcagaagcagcagcttctggaggagctgaaggagaagcAGGGGGAGAAGAGGAGCAAGAAAGAGGGGTCAAAGGAGAAACCAGCACAGGGGATGCCAGTGCAAGAGGACTTACCTCCATTAATCCCTTCACTGGCAAACCCTCAGGCCTCTCCTCCTCCGTCACCAATATTCAAGGCGCCCTCCCAGCCAACAGCTCAGGATGCACCTCCACAGCTGcctcaaactgctgcttctccGACTTCTCAGACTTTGCCGTCACCTCTTTCCTGTTCACTCCTACCTACTTCCTGGGAGGAGGTCTTGTGTGATGTTTGCCTCGGTGAAGGGAGGCCAAAAGCGGTCAAATCCTGCCTTGTGTGTCTGACTTCTTACTGTGAGGAGCATCTGAAATCTCATGGCGCCAGATTCACCAAGCACAAGCTCATGGAGCCTGTACCCAACATGGAGGACAGGATGTGTCCAAAGCACGAAAGACTCCTGGAGCTGTTCTGTAAGAAGGATCAgacctgtgtttgtgtactcTGCACTGAGACGGACCACAGGGCACACTACACTGTCCCCGTGGAGCGGGAATGGACAGAGAAAAAG GCGCAGCTGAAGAGGACAGAAATAGACGTCCAACAGATGATCCAGGACAGAGTGAATAAGGTGGAGGAGATCAAACACTCTGTGGAGCTCAATAAG gcCAGTGCTCAAAAAGAGATCGATGAAAGCATGCAGGTCTTCTCTGAGCTGGTGCGCTCCATCCAGACAACACAGGCCGAGCTGGTTTTAGCTATagaggagaagcagaggcagacagagcGCAGGGCTGAAAGTCTCATCACTGAACTGGAGCAGGAAATCgctgagctgaagaggaggaaTTCGGACTTGGAACATGTTTCTCGGACTGATCACATTCACTTCTTAAAG AGTTTCCCAGCTCTCAGGACTCCTCCTTCTGTTAAAGATTGGTCTGAGACCAGTGTTCCCACTGACATGTGCGTCGGCATGATCCGGAGATCCGTGTCCAAACTGGAGGCGACGTTAAATGAAATGATTGACAAACTGGCTGAAAGCG aGATACAAAAGATTCTGAAATATGCAG AGGACGTCACTTTGGACCCTGACACAGCCAACCCATGGTTGCAACTCTCTCAGGACAGACATCAGGTGAGACACCTGGGAGCGTGGCAGGACCTCCCAGATCACCCTGGACGTTTTGACACAGTGGTCATTGTCCTGGGCCATGAGGGATTCACCGCGGGAAGACACTACTGGGAGGTGCAGGTTGGGGACAAGGATGACTGGTACCTGGGTGTAGCCAGGTCTTCTGTCAACAGAAAGGGAAGAATCTCTGTAAGCACCACTCAAGGCTACTGGGCTCTAGCCATGAAGAAAGGCCAGGGGTACCGGGTGTCAACCTCTCCACCTATACTGCTCCGCCTTGACCCCAACCCTAAGCATGTGGGCGTGTACGTGGACTATGAGGAGGGCCAAGTATCGTTTTACGACACAAGGGCTCGGACTCATATTTACACCTTCAAAGATAGATTCACAGAGAAGATCCTGCCCTTCTTCTACTTGTACTGCTGCGACAAAGCCTCTGACACCATTGTGATCTGTCCTGTGAACGAAAAAAGTGTGATCAAACAAAGCTAA
- the LOC113157186 gene encoding E3 ubiquitin-protein ligase TRIM39-like: MSSVLASMPEDHFQCSICLNIFSDPVTTPCGHNFCKTCLSERWDNSELFHCPTCNKRFYGRPEISTNVVIAEIAVQIKKRKVEITESTDAPWQVKCDVCTEFKLKAMKSCLVCVTSYCEAHLEPHQRVPSLMRHKLIDPVEDLEERICQRHERILDLFCRDEQECICLLCKETDHKDHETVPVEEEGAQQKETIESRTAKIKLMIEERQEKITEFTYSSETRREKAVKEMDDSDTLFNTLMSQVQEMQTKLKSNIEKKLKKSQDKDEATIQELNDEIRELQRQHSELEELSQSDDHLQLLLTLQALRKQPDMRDWSKMRLYSDLCVQTVRRAMSHLVQAFQAELKTLTNTEIIRMRQYKESVTFDPVTAGCHLVISDFGKRLKYSKNASSSSSDERFNCPIVLGMKGFTSGRHYWEVQVGLRNDWDVGVAKETVSRKGEFIVTRENGYFSIGKTGFDYEVNRTPHTVLHLCPRPRNIGIYVDYEEGRVSFYDVNEKLHIYSFTGEHFTEKLFPYFYLHSKAKKSEPLLIISMEGQPSIFSLLLSLKKPENGPTQNSSDVH, from the exons ATGTCATCAGTCCTTGCTTCGATGCCCGAGGATCATTTCCAGTGTTCGATCTGTCTGAACATCTTCAGTGACCCGGTCACCACACCTTGTGGTCACAACTTCTGCAAGACCTGCCTCAGCGAGCGCTGGGACAACAGTGAGTTGTTCCACTGCCCGACGTGTAATAAAAGATTCTACGGGAGGCCAGAGATCTCCACAAACGTGGTCATTGCAGAGATTGCGGTGcaaataaagaagagaaaagtggaGATAACTGAAAGCACTGATGCGCCGTGGCAGGTGAAGTGCGACGTGTGCACAGAATTTAAGCTCAAAGCCATGAAGTCGTGCCTGGTGTGTGTGACGTCGTATTGCGAAGCCCACTTGGAACCTCACCAGAGAGTTCCCTCCTTGATGAGACACAAGTTGATCGACCCGGTGGAGGACCTGGAGGAGAGAATCTGCCAGAGGCATGAGAGGATCCTGGATCTTTTCTGCCGGGACGAGCAGGAGTGCATCTGTCTGCTGTGCAAAGAGACAGATCACAAAGATCATGAGACGGTGCctgtagaagaagaaggggCTCAGCAGAAA GAAACAATTGAGTCCAGAACAGCAAAGATCAAACTGATGATTGAAGAACGGCAGGAAAAGATAACAGAGTTTACATATTCTTCTGAAACGCGTAGA GAGAAAGCAGTCAAGGAGATGGATGACAGTGACACACTATTCAATACTCTGATGAGTCAAGTGCAAGAGAtgcaaactaaactaaaatcaaaCATCGAGAAGAAGCTCAAAAAATCACAAGACAAAGACGAAGCGACGATTCAAGAGCTGAACGATGAaatcagagagctgcagagacagcaCTCAGAGTTGGAGGAGCTTTCTCAGAGTGACGACCACCTTCAACTTCTGCTG ACTTTGCAGGCCCTGAGGAAACAGCCCGACATGAGGGACTGGTCTAAAATGAGGCTTTACTCAGacctgtgtgtgcagacagtgaGGAGAGCCATGTCTCATCTTGTGCAGGCGTTTCAAGCAGAACTGAAAACTCTGACAAACACGG AAATAATCAGGATGAGACAATATAAAG agtctgtgacctttgacccagtCACTGCTGGTTGCCACCTTGTCATTTCGGATTTTGGCAAACGCCTGAAGTACTCGAAAAATGCCAGCTCTTCATCGTCTGATGAGAGGTTCAACTGTCCCATTGTTTTGGGGATGAAGGGCTTCACCTCCGGACGGCACTACTGGGAAGTCCAAGTGGGCCTGAGAAACGACTGGGATGTTGGTGTTGCCAAGGAAACAGTGTCAAGAAAAGGGGAATTCATTGTGACAAGAGAAAATGGATATTTTTCCATAGGAAAGACAGGTTTCGATTACGAAGTTAACCGCACACCCCACACAGTCCTCCACCTGTGTCCAAGGCCAAGAAATATAGGAATTTATGTGGACTATGAGGAAGGCAGAGTCTCCTTCTATGACGTGAACGAGAAGTTGCATATTTACTCTTTCACAGGAGAACATTTCACAGAGAAACTGTTCCCGTATTTCTATCTGCACAGTAAGGCAAAGAAATCAGAGCCTCTGCTTATTATCTCCATGGAGGGTCAACCGtctattttttctctccttctctccctcaaAAAACCTGAAAATGGTCCAACTCAGAACTCCAGTGATGTCCATTAA
- the LOC113157325 gene encoding E3 ubiquitin/ISG15 ligase TRIM25-like has translation MSEPLKCCICLDEFTSPATLPCGHCFCLGCVGEYWRTNRTYQCPLCKAVFPTRPQLKTDQTLQPKDAAVPLRAGEVPCDVCPAKRQAVKSCLVCMASYCDAHLESHYQSEDLGRHLLISVVKNLEDCVCRLHGKKLERFCRSDQTLICAMCAQTEHRQHNIISITGEASKKKVKLKRRKTKLQQAIQDKLSKVEKIKLSLNFCGRNQKEVRSQNKQQIQQLEEEISELQRRNYELEKLLHTEDDLHFLQVYVMVESQQITN, from the exons ATGTCGGAGCCTCTCAAATGCTGCATCTGCCTGGATGAGTTCACCAGCCCTGCTACACTCCCCTGTGGACATTGCTTCTGCCTGGGTTGTGTAGGAGAATACTGGAGAACTAATCGGACCTATCAGTGCCCCCTCTGTAAGGCTGTGTTCCCGACCAGACCGCAGCTCAAAACTGACCAAACACTACAACCTAAAGATGCAGCTGTGCCTTTAAGAGCGGGAGAAGTTCCCTGCGATGTCTGCCCGGCAAAGCGTCAAGCAGTCAAGTCCTGCTTGGTATGCATGGCCTCATACTGTGACGCTCATCTGGAGTCACATTACCAGAGTGAAGACCTTGGACGCCATCTGCTGATCAGTGTGGTGAAGAACCTGGAGgactgtgtgtgcagactgCATGGGAAGAAGTTAGAGAGGTTCTGCAGGAGCGATCAAACATTAATTTGTGCCATGTGTGCCCAGACAGAgcacagacaacacaacatTATTTCTATTACGGGTGAAGCTTCAAAGAAGAAG GTTAAGctaaaaaggagaaagacaaaacTCCAGCAAGCGATTCAAGATAAACTGAGCAAAGTGGAGAAAATCAAGCTCTCTTTAAACTTCTGCGGAAGAAATCAAAAAGAGGTACGATctcaaaataaacagcagattcaacagctggaagaagaaatctctgagctgcagaggagaAACTATGAACTGGAGAAGCTCTTACACACCGAGGACGACCTCCACTTCCTACAGGTCTATGTCATGGTTGAAAGTCAACAGATcactaattaa